Genomic segment of Malus domestica chromosome 15, GDT2T_hap1:
TGTTCAATTCAAGGAGTGAAGTCATTGACATTCCCATAATGCCCCCCATCTTTTCAGGATATAACCATCGGGTCCTATAGTGTTCCCATGATGAGATTGACCAAAATACCCTCACTCAGTACGGACCAAATATAAACAACGGGGCCGGCCTGTGGCGCGGCGTCTAGGGTTTGAAGGCTCATTAGTTTAAGAATGAGGCTCTGCTGTCAGAGAGGCCGTTCCGGGTGTCCCTGAGGGTTGTTGCCGCCCTCTCTGCATGGCGGCGGAGCCGATGATTTCACACACCCGACCTTATGTTACTCGCACCCAAACAACCCTCTCTGCTCATCCtactcttcttccttcatcatcaacatcatcatcatcatcatcatcatcaaattcCCTGCTTCTgattctgtctctctctctctctctctctctctctctctctcaaaaacgAGGCGGTGATGATACTTTTAGCGACTATAAAACCAGGCGGCGGGAATGCGGAACAGGGTTCCTTGGCGGGGCGACTCGGTTGCTCTGTTCGGCGGTGGAAATGACTATACTGTCCTTTCATCCCGCCGGCAGCTGCCGTATTCGCAGCCACGGAACGCTGCATTTCCTTCCCTCTTTTTGTCTGAACAAAGGCGAATCTGAGCCTCGTCCTCTCCCTTTCTtaaatttctcttcttttttttttgttgctgaATTTCCCtattttctttaaataataaatggggtgtgatatccgcatattttttttttactcttcacacacctattttcggccgtcggatagtatgaattgaagaagatcaacgaatagaaattaacaaaatttggggtgtatggatagcacatccctaatAAATATTTCGTTTTGAAAATCCGAATTTCCAGTTTTCTGCAGTGACGTTCGAATCTCCTACTTCTAAAGgattaaaatttgatatgaacTTGTGAATGGTATGAACGTACCATCAAATTAAATAAGTTGATCTTGTTAAGTGATAAAATAGTGAGACAAAGTCTGATTAGTATCGATTGTTAAGTGATAAAATAGTGagacaaattttttttgagatttttcaaTCGAACCGGTTCAATAGGTTAaatttttttgagatttttcaaTCGAAACCGGTTCGATTTGATTGATGATTAGTGGGaaagaatttgaatgaaaatgtagcatgaacaaaataaaatgaagaaTCATATCAATTAACTAGTCAGAAATAAATCCGTCTAATTTTCCAATATTTACTATACTATATGAGATGATGTTATGTATGTTACAGACTTGCGTAATATTAGATTAGTTCTCAGAAGCACTTAATTTGCCAGCAAAAGCACCATCATGGCAACTAGAGAAGCACACCAACTGGCCCcgtttccaaaagcacttgactTTTCATCAGAAGGTGAAGGAGCAGGTGGAGATTTGGATTTCCCCGAGTCGGAGCTGGGACCGGAGCTGGAGTCCTTCTTCTTCACCACTTCCGGGAGTGGTGGGTCAACCACCTTCGAGGTTTGAAGCGCCTGGCTTGGTGCTTGTGCCGGAGACAATGCCTCGGGGGCGATCAGGCTCGACAGTGAACCTGGTTCAACTGGCAAGATTGCATATGGGACGTTGGCTTTGGGGTCCATATCAGTGCATGGGGATCCTGCAAATTCATGTCGAAAATTGTCGTCAGCTGTTTTTGTAATTCGGTTTGTTTAGCGTACATTAACGCATATCGAGTTCGAACACCTTCAAACGACTCATCAGATACGTCATGAAGTTATTTTCAGGTGTTCGTATTCAATAGGTTAAAATTCTGCTGTAGAAATAGGAGTCTACTTACTCATATACTTGCTGGCAGTTCCGGGGAAATCGGTGACAATGCCATCCACTTGGAACCCTTGAGCGTATGAAGCAATCTCCGTCATGGGGTCCGAGAAATAATCAAACATGAGACTGACAAACTCGTTCTTCATCCAGTGGGCATACACGGATATATTTGCAGCCTTCATTTCCTTGACAACGTTGGTCGTGCCAGAAATGAAGTAATCAGTGATCTTAACGATCGAATCCTTGGTGACGATTACTGCATCTGCGTACTTCTTGATCTCTGCTACAGACTCCTTGGGCGCATCGCTTATCTTCTCCTTGATGTTGAACACTCGTTTGTAGTTTTTCGAGTCTTTAAACTTGGACAGCACGGAGGTGTCATCCGATTTGATCAACACTTGCTGAGTGGATTGCTTGTCGAGTGTGGCATTGCTCAAGGCAGAGGATACAGTTCCCACAATGTCTAGGCCTGCCTTTGATGCTAGGTATGCAGCATTCTTAGAATACATTCGCGTTTTGTCAGTTTTTgcgcacaaacaaataaatgTAAGAAGAGTTTGAGAATCAAAAGTTGAAAACGAATGAAATTTCTGGAATTAAACTTCACCTCAATGTTGATCAAAATTCCAGTAGCTGCATTTTTCTTTGCAAACTCCAGGAATTCTTTGAGGGTCACCAGTTTGCCCGCGTCCTTGTTAGCGGGGTTTCTGACTATTTTTTCTTTGGTTCCGTAGGGGCTCTGTATTTGTGCTGAAATAAACAGCCAAGTTGAAAACCCATTAGTACACTTAAGTGTCTCGTCACTAAATTCGTTTGGATTCTTCAACGTTGTTTGACCGTTAAATTTAGTATTGTAGGACGCACTCTAGAGGTTTTGTAATTTCAGAAGCTTACTATTTACTAGCAAGTAGCAACAACAAATTTTGGATTATAGAGGCTTACGTTTCAAGCTCTGAATATCGCTCCACGAGAGCTGGAAGGAGAAGACTCCGGCTTCTGCTTGAAGTTCGGGGATAGTATCACTCTTGGTCATGAATTGGCTCAACGCGTTAGTGCCCGAGTTGAGGTCTATAGTGTCTAAGCAGAAGGCTACTCCATCGCTTGACATTTGAACCGAGCAATCGATAATGTCAGCCCCATCTTCTACTGCCTGCTTGTAAGCAAGGTCTGTGCTGCCGGGATAGATTCCACTAGCTCCATTTCTAGTTATGATCAAAGGAAATCCTgcaaaattcgaaaattttctCAGGAATTTCCCTAACGATCGACCACATCACACGATTCACAATACAACGCCGTTTATGAATCTAATTAATTACCTTTCTTAGGCTTCGTGCCGTTCTTGTCCTGCGTAAAGCACGCTGCAGCACGAAAGCATTGGCAGGTTAACTAGGTTATAAAGTAAAACATTTGCTTGTAAAATTATGAATGTCTGATATGATATCTCACCGATGGCTTCTGATGCTGTAGGAGGGAAATCTGTAAGCACACCATCAACCGAAAACTGAGAGTTATCGACAAACTGCAGGTACTCAGATGTGGGATCGAAACTGTAGTTATAAGGGAGGATAACGTCATTGGCAAAACCGGAAGCATGCACTTCTAGCCCTTCTTTGTGAGCATCATTCACAAGCGTCGTGGCAGCTTCCAagtaattgtttttgtttacaGGCCATATGTATTCTTTCGGGACAAGGATTCCAGCTGCAACTGACTTGATCATTCCGAGCTGCTTCACCAGTGCGCTGTACTTTTCCTTGGTTGTCGGTTCTGTTTCTTCGGGGTAAAGGAACTGGAAGATGAGCTTTGTCTTCATTTTGTTCACCTTTCCACCAATGGCTTTCAAGAATCCGATCTCGGGAGATGAGATGTAAGGTATCCGTGCGAATTTGACTGCCTTCTCGACAAATGATACCATGCTGATCTTGTGCTCGTTGTAAAATGAATCGTACTGCACGCGACGCAGAGAAAACATAACGTCGAAAAAAATGATTAGTGACTAGTGGAGAACAAACACCAGCTCTACAAATTAACTCAATGACAGTACAGATCAGGAGAGATACCGGCACGTTCAACCAGAATTTATTCGGTTTAGTTCCCAAAACATCTTCGACAGTAGAGATTGGCATCATACCATCGAACTGACTTGGTCGCGAATAAATGTTTTGAGTCACTGCAAAAGGAATTGAAGAACACAAATGTGAATGTGACTGTTTAATTGCAAACGTTCATGATTAGGCTAATTTGAGACTTACGCGACACGTTGGCTAACAACTCATCAGCTGTGAAATCCAACGCAAACCAGCCGCGAATATCCTTCCCGTTCACATTGTAAGTATTCTGGCCCTTAGGGAAGAACATTGATATGGTTGTTGTATTATCAAGCAGAATGTTCGACAGGCATATTCCGACGTTGTCTTTCGATAACTGAAGATTGCAGAAGAAGGCGGAGCCCGGCAAGCTAAGAGTCTTTGCCATATCGCTCGCGGGGATGCTGCCTTCCGGGAACAGCCCTGACAGCCCGCCACGCGCTATAACAAGAGGCTGTTGACCTGCAAATGTTTAGAAACAATTTCGTTCTGTTAACATAAATTATGAACTTAGTTTCTTGAGATGGTGAATTTCGTAGGTCCAAATCGTAGCCGAAAAGTGGTCATTACCGGTTAAAGTCTGCCATTTTTTCGGGGGAGGCCCCTGAGCCTGAGGTGCTGCATTCTGTGCTGCATTTGGAGGTTTTGCAGCTAAAGACGAGTGGATCAACAAGGAAATGAAAAGCAGACACCTTATCATCTCTTCTGCCCTGTCGCGATTTAAACAAATGGATCGATAACATGTCAGTACTTTTTCACATCCGAATTAACGTGTTACAAAACgttcacatttttcataattAAATTTCCATTTAGTTGGACAAAAACACTATGTGGTTCACAATTATCTACAAAATCATAGATTTACATtccaaaaaacatgaaaatccATCTTTTGACTTAATATCATCAAACAAACAATCAATACGAACATTAACAACATCGGGAAAAAAACAAATAGAACTTACTTGTGGAGAGCGAACACTCCACGTCAAGTTTGTGCAAAACTATCAAGGGAATGGGGTGGAAAAGATAAaagaaggtggtggtggtggtaggaaggggggggggaagaaaatTGAGAGATGAACAAAATTTACCCCCAAATTGCAGCTACAAAAAATTTACCTCCAAATAGGTGTTTAGGTGtctttttttaccatttacttTGCACACATTTGTCGCATTAATACCAGTCAAGGAATCACTATTTAAGGGCGTAGCCggttttattagttttctgGTCAAATCTGTGTATTTACTATTTTTGTAGAGTGACTGAGTTGGATCGctgtaatttttgttttgcGGGAAACAAGGTATCTGTATTCTCTCACCTTAAAGCCTCAACCGTTTTTTTGAAACTCATGCGTTTTGCTAAATTTAGGCGTTTCTCAAACGATTTTATTtcgacattttttttattaattcaatGTTAATTACGTAATAAATTAATAGTGCTTAAGGGTTTAACGCGAGTGATATTCAAATAACGCCCCCCTTTTATAATTATCTCATCACGTAGCAATACGTAATTGATTAActgatttaaaattaaatatattatattgtatGGTCGTACATAATTTTGCTACTCGTAACACCAAAAATAACTATTATATTAACTACAGTGAGAACCATGAAATGAAAGCTTGTACTGATATCTTCTACATAAAAATTATAGAGAGTTTACAAACAAACTCACTCTAAATCCTTCTAACAAACTCTTCTAATAGCTTTCATCAGCCAAATCAATCTCCACCATTCAATTATAAACGAATCTCCCTGAACATCTGTTAACACATTAGTCAAAACCAATCTCCACCATAGCAGCTTGGACAAATTTATAACTTATGCTAAGTACAACTATGCACATGAAAGAATCACATTATTTAAACAGAACTGTAAAGTTGCATGGATTTCTAATTTCGCTTTAAAATAGACGGAAAGCTACAAATGTGTGTTATACCAGTTAGCGGTCAAGatcactttttatttatttatttttcaatcttGAAAGCTTTTTTGCACCCTAGTTCGAAAGAAAATCACAAACGGCCACTATTATTTTGAACTGTTATTACATAAAGCTGTTATTACTACCATCAACATATAACATCCAAGCTTAAGTAACTATAAACGTTGTAAAATACTTGTAGCTCAAGTAGTAATAATATTTATCCACTCTTTCAATATCGTGTGTTTAAACTTCCCCTTAAGGCTTTGAACGTGAAATATGACGCCTACTAGTGTAGGATGAGGTTTAACatcttatgaaaaaaaattgatcaagATAATTTTTGAACGGAactattattagcactctaaaatttttattatatactCCTTGTACGTgtatttttttctaattatagaaagtttaaaGTGCGAAATGAGATCTTAAGTGTGCAAATAAGCACATTCATATTGAAGCAaacatggtacctaacaaactttatcaattcacatttttttcGAAAAGGGGTTAATTGATGGCTTTGCTATGACAATCTACATTTTCGGGAGCGAAAAAGATTTACAGAACCATTTCAGCGTTCTCTAACCATCGTTATGTGATTCAATATCATAAAATGACGAATCCAGAATCTACAAAACGAACCTAAAATTCATTCCAACTAACTGGGCCACTCGTGATGGTTCAAAGTTCACATTTGTAAAACATAAGGAATTATATTATGTATACCTTGGAAAAAGAAtaggaaatttttatttgattttgccaCTCGTAACACCAAAAATAACTATTATATTAACTACAGTGAGAACCATGAAATGAAAGTTGAACCAGATACATAAAAATTATAGAGAGTTTACAGACAAGCTTCTAACAAACTCTTCTAATAGCTTTCATCAACTAAATCAATCTCCACCATTCAATTATAAATAAATCTCCACTGAACATCTGTTAATACATTAGTTAAAACCAATATCCACCATGGCAACTTGGACAAATTGATAACTTATGCTAAAAGTACAACTATGCATATGAAAGAATCACATTATTTAAACAGAACTGTAAAGTTGCATGGATTTCTAATTTCACTTTAAAATAGACGGAAAGCTACTAACGTGTGTTATACCAATTAGCGTATGTTATACCAGTTAGCGGTCAAGatcactttttatttatttatttttcaatctcGAAAGTTTTTTTGCACCCTAGTTCGAAAGAAAATCACAAATGGCCACTATTATTTTGAACTGTTATTACATAAAGCTGTTATTACTACTATCAACATATAACATTCAAGCTTAAGTAACTATAAACGTTGTAAAATACTTGTAGCTCAAGTAGTAATAATATTTATCCACGCTTTCAACATCGTGTGTTTAAACTTCCCCTTAAGGCTTTGAACGTGAAATACGACGTCTACTAGTGTAGGATGAGGTTTAACatcttatgaaaaaaaattgataaagaTAATTTTTGAAGGGAactattattagcactctaaaaattttattatatactccTTGCacgtgtatttttctttctaattatagaaagtttagaaTGCGAAATGAGATTTTAAGTGTGCAAATAAGCACATTCATATTGAAGCAAACATAGTACCTAACAAACTTTATAAGTtcacatttttttcaaaaagagGTTAATTGATGGCTTTGCTATGGCAGTCTATATTTTCGGGAGCGAAAAATATTTACAGAACCATTTCAACGTCTTCTAACCATCGTTATGTGATTCAATATCATAAAATGACGAATCCAAAATCTACAAAACGAACCTAAAATTCATTCCAACTAACTGGGCCACTCGTGATGGTTCGAAGTTCACATTTGTAAAACATAAGGAATTATATTATGTATACCTTGGAAAAAGAATAGGAAATTTTTATTCGATTTTAAAACGGAGGGAACAAAACAAGCGCAAGATATCACAGAATCTCTAACCGCACTAGATCCCCCACCCCTCCCCCAATTGGcagggacttggattctctgccctcccatttcggtgccctctccgtgccctcctgttttgtgtggtcacggttaatccatactaacattttatattgttttttataaaaataataagacaaaaaaaaaatagtaatataaaatattgacgtggcttaaccgtgaccacacaacaggagggcacggaaaGGGCACTgaattgggagggcagagaatccaagtccaatTGGCAGAACACAATTCCTACTTTTCGTTCCGCTTTCTCCACTTCTCCACGATCTCAATCTCCAAATCCCCAAATCTCCAAATCCCTAAATCCGTCACCAGAGTACAAACCCTGTGATTATATCTTGCGGACAGAAAAATCAGAGAAGGAAGATGAAGATCACGGCCTTGCTGGTCCTCAAGTACAATTCAGACGAATCCGACCCGATCATCTTGGCCAATGCCTCCGATACCAGCCACTTTGGCTACTTCCAGAGGTCCAGCGTCAAGGAGTTCATCGTCTTCGTCGGTCGCACCGTCGCCAGACGCACCCCACCCGGCCAACGCCAGTCCGTCAAGCACGAAGGTCCGTTCTTAATCCGGGTCCTCCCTCCCAATTTTCAGGGATCTCCTTTTacagttgtttttgttttcacctGCAATTGTTCTTTAGGATATATACGAATTTATGCCAATTTGCAATTTGATGAAATCTATGATCATCCCATTTCGTGTTACAAATTAATTGCTGATTAATCTGATTTGAATTGGGCTGTCGGtgaaactgatttttttttctttcctggaCTTGCGGTTCTCGAATTTGTTTTGAACTGtagagtttttctttttctgcaagTTGTTGTAGCAATTATAGAATTTTGAGGGTTCAATTTTGAATTTCGATGCCCCAATTTCCTTCGGCATCAGTTGCACTTCTAGGTTTTGTAGCAATGTCTGATAATTTTCGATATGTTGACGcccgtttgattttttttgttaattgttatCTTCTTTAGGAGTTCTAGTGTGCTCATATGAAACctgaatttctttgttttgtttcttcataGAGTATAAAGTGCATTGTTACAACAGCAATGGTCTCTGTGCGCTGGGTTTTATGGATGATCACTATCCCGTCCGAAGTGCATTTTCTCTGCTCAACCAGGTAACGCAGGGTTCATTTAATCATTGCATTATACATTCAATAATCCCTTCATTTTCCATGCCTTGCTTCCCATGTTACTAGTGGCTTATAGTGGTTGGAATTACTAAAGCGCTAGCATTGGCTGACGTTGGTGAAGTATCTGGTAATCTCAACCGTGTCTCCCATTGTCTTCACCACATCACCACTAACCAATTATTGAAGTTAGTGGGTTTCGTGTTGTCAAATATTGGCGATGGATAGTTTTGTCAGCTTAAGTGGGTCCCCTAGTGATAATTTTAGATCCAATTGTCTTTGAATTGTTTGTGTCTGAGGTTTATACATACTTGGTTTCATGGACTGCTACAAATATGGTGCTCCATGCTTGTTTTATCAAATAACTGATTGATGTTAGTGATTTACAGGTGCTAGATGAATATCAGAAAGCTTTTGGTGATTCTTGGAGGACTGCACAACAGGATGGCACACAACCATGGCCCTATTTGAGTGAGGCTCTGACGAAATTCCAGGTGTGCCTGTTAAGCTGTTTTATACCTTGTTTGTTTAGTTGTACTCAGAAGGCAACGGATGGGTTAATCAAGACTGCTTTCTGTTCTTACCAAACAGATAAGTTTTATAGAGTTATAACTGAAGctactttcttctttcttcct
This window contains:
- the LOC103424889 gene encoding glycerophosphodiester phosphodiesterase GDPDL7-like, producing the protein MIRCLLFISLLIHSSLAAKPPNAAQNAAPQAQGPPPKKWQTLTGQQPLVIARGGLSGLFPEGSIPASDMAKTLSLPGSAFFCNLQLSKDNVGICLSNILLDNTTTISMFFPKGQNTYNVNGKDIRGWFALDFTADELLANVSLTQNIYSRPSQFDGMMPISTVEDVLGTKPNKFWLNVPYDSFYNEHKISMVSFVEKAVKFARIPYISSPEIGFLKAIGGKVNKMKTKLIFQFLYPEETEPTTKEKYSALVKQLGMIKSVAAGILVPKEYIWPVNKNNYLEAATTLVNDAHKEGLEVHASGFANDVILPYNYSFDPTSEYLQFVDNSQFSVDGVLTDFPPTASEAIACFTQDKNGTKPKKGFPLIITRNGASGIYPGSTDLAYKQAVEDGADIIDCSVQMSSDGVAFCLDTIDLNSGTNALSQFMTKSDTIPELQAEAGVFSFQLSWSDIQSLKPQIQSPYGTKEKIVRNPANKDAGKLVTLKEFLEFAKKNAATGILINIENAAYLASKAGLDIVGTVSSALSNATLDKQSTQQVLIKSDDTSVLSKFKDSKNYKRVFNIKEKISDAPKESVAEIKKYADAVIVTKDSIVKITDYFISGTTNVVKEMKAANISVYAHWMKNEFVSLMFDYFSDPMTEIASYAQGFQVDGIVTDFPGTASKYMRSPCTDMDPKANVPYAILPVEPGSLSSLIAPEALSPAQAPSQALQTSKVVDPPLPEVVKKKDSSSGPSSDSGKSKSPPAPSPSDEKSSAFGNGASWCASLVAMMVLLLAN
- the LOC103400013 gene encoding VAMP-like protein YKT61, which encodes MKITALLVLKYNSDESDPIILANASDTSHFGYFQRSSVKEFIVFVGRTVARRTPPGQRQSVKHEEYKVHCYNSNGLCALGFMDDHYPVRSAFSLLNQVLDEYQKAFGDSWRTAQQDGTQPWPYLSEALTKFQDPAEADKLLKIQRELDETKIILHKTIDSVLARGERLDSLVEKSSDLSAASQMFYKQAKQANSCCTIL